A stretch of DNA from Synechococcales cyanobacterium T60_A2020_003:
GTTGGGCAGCGAGAGAAACACCACATCACAGCGATCGCCCATCACGTCTAAATTAATCGGCTCAATGATGAGGTCTGTACGGTGTCCCATGTGGGGGTATAAATCCGCGAAGGACTTGCCCGCGCTGCTATCCCCGCCCAGGTAGGTTACCTCTACATTGGGGTGATCGAGAAGCAGGCGCATCAGTTGAATTCCGCCGTACCCGGATGCGCCAACAATACCGACTGAAACTCGTCCTGAATCACCCATAAAACCTAACTTTCCTCGTAAATGTTAAGCTGTGGATTGGGAGTTAGTCCAGGCATGCAATTCCCAGGGCAATACTGCCTGTCCTCAATCCCACAAATTTTAAGATTTCGCTGTTGGGTGAATTGTAATATCAAACTCCAAATTTGGGGGGGACCCCCACTACATCTTGAAAGATTTTAGTTTCAGTAGCTCAACGATCGAGGCGCTAGAGTTTTAAGGATTAGTATTACACTGGCTACAGCATTGGCTGAAAGAAGCGGAGAATTCTGCTCCTCAACTCCCCATTACCCAAGGACTGTAAACAGCAACGGACACATTTCGATGACTCAACCGGATCGCGATCGCTACCTGAGCCTGATTAATTCCATTGTGCAGATGACCCTTAAGGGTAAAATCCGCTCGAAGGATCAAGTCTTTCAGATGCTTCAAGAGGGTGTGGATGTTAGCGAGACCGAGATGTTTGAAGCCTGTATGGGCGATCGCCTCACCCAGTTTCAGACCGCATCGAAAACCTCGGATGAATTACAGCAGGCCAAGGCAACCCGCAGTTTGCGGGCCTTACAAACCATTCAAAGCGAGTGGGAACGGTGGAAACAGGACAATCAAGCCTCGAATGTATTAGCCGATGCCCTGCAAAAGATTTTGAGTACGCCTAATGGCGATCGCCTCAGCGTGATTCTGCAATGGCTCGACCCCAATCGTGATCCGACCTTGACCCTGGCCCAGTGGCAAGAACTGGCAAAAAAAATGCAGCAGTTTGGCAAGCTATCCGGCGGAGAAAGTTCCCTCCAGCTCGATCAGGCAATTCTGAACGGCATTGGCGAATGGCAACGGATTGAGCCGGATCTGATGAGCTGGGTCTATGATCAGCCCGGTCGTGCGTTGGGATTTGAAGGCGTCGGTCAACGGGGGCCGTGGCGACTCTGGGGCACAAAGGCTCAGCGTCCAGTTGTGCGATCGCTGTTTCAGCACCTGTCCCTGGAGCGATCGCCCCTCGATTGGCTCAGCAACAGTGAACATGCGCCATCGACCTTGGATGCGGGCGATATTTTGGAACTGGCGATCGTGCTGCGTTGTATTCAACAGGGCTTAGTCGCCTGGTTTGAAAAGCGGGTGTATGACGCCCGTCTGGGCGGCACCTTGGCGATGTCGTCTTTTCTGACCTTTGCGGTGCTGTGGTCACAGTTAGCGATCGCCGTTCTTCAAGGGCGTGCCGTTACAGGGAGTGCAACGGTGCTATCCGATGCCTGTTTCCAAATCACGCTGCAAATCCTGCGGAGTTTTGCCCAACGCAGCTACTTCCCCCTCTATGGAGGCGTGTTTGCGTCGTTTTCAGGACAATATCTCCGCGATGCCCTGGATTATCTGGACGAACCGCTTAAGCGAGCGGAAGGAACCCAAGAAAAAGCTCGAATCCTCACCCTCCTCGGCTACTCTGCCCGTGCCATGGGCAACCTCGACCGAGCCACAGCCTTGCATCACCAAGCCCTTGATATTGCCCAAACCGCAGGCGATCGCCCTTGCCAAATCGCAAATCTCAACCACCTCGCCCGGATTGCTACCCTCCAGCAGCGGTATGCCGAGGCCATCGATTTCAGTCAGCGGGCGGTGATCGTCAGTCGGGAAGCGGGCGATCGCCTCGGCGAAGCCAATGCACTGGCGACTCTGGGCTATAGCGAAGTGTTCCAGGCCCAGCAGCTAGAGCGTATGGAGGCCGAAATCTATGAATCCGCCATTGATCGCTTACTACAGGGATTGCAGCTTGCCGAAAAACTGGGCGATCGCCAAAGTCAGGCGCTTTGCCTCAGCAGTGCGGGCTTGGCCTACATTGCCTTGGGGCAATCGGAAACAGCGCTACAATTTCTCGAACAGGCGATCGCCGCTGCCCAAGCCACGGGCGACACCTACCTCCATGCGATTAGCTTCAGCTACCTGGCCGAAGCGCAACTGAGTTTAGACAATCTGGATGCCGCGATGGTCGCGGGTGGCCTAGGGATGTACCTCCTAGAACAAATCGGATCATCGCTCTGGCGACAGCCTGCAAACTTACTGCGGGTCATTCGAGGACGGCAGGGCGAAGACTCGTTTCAGACGCTCCTCGAAACGCAACGCCCTAAATTTGTCGCGGCGATCGGCGTCGATGGATTCGATCACCTCATCACATTGCTGACCGATTCCGTATAAACCGCGCAATCGACGTATCAAAGGGGCGATCGCCGTTCCCAGGTATCCAGGGTTGCACAGTTGGAGCGTACCCTCTACACTAATGTTTAGGAGAGTAACGAAACCTATACACAGG
This window harbors:
- a CDS encoding tetratricopeptide repeat protein; this encodes MTQPDRDRYLSLINSIVQMTLKGKIRSKDQVFQMLQEGVDVSETEMFEACMGDRLTQFQTASKTSDELQQAKATRSLRALQTIQSEWERWKQDNQASNVLADALQKILSTPNGDRLSVILQWLDPNRDPTLTLAQWQELAKKMQQFGKLSGGESSLQLDQAILNGIGEWQRIEPDLMSWVYDQPGRALGFEGVGQRGPWRLWGTKAQRPVVRSLFQHLSLERSPLDWLSNSEHAPSTLDAGDILELAIVLRCIQQGLVAWFEKRVYDARLGGTLAMSSFLTFAVLWSQLAIAVLQGRAVTGSATVLSDACFQITLQILRSFAQRSYFPLYGGVFASFSGQYLRDALDYLDEPLKRAEGTQEKARILTLLGYSARAMGNLDRATALHHQALDIAQTAGDRPCQIANLNHLARIATLQQRYAEAIDFSQRAVIVSREAGDRLGEANALATLGYSEVFQAQQLERMEAEIYESAIDRLLQGLQLAEKLGDRQSQALCLSSAGLAYIALGQSETALQFLEQAIAAAQATGDTYLHAISFSYLAEAQLSLDNLDAAMVAGGLGMYLLEQIGSSLWRQPANLLRVIRGRQGEDSFQTLLETQRPKFVAAIGVDGFDHLITLLTDSV